From Sphingobium amiense, a single genomic window includes:
- a CDS encoding Rieske (2Fe-2S) protein produces MEAETIRDYWRLRPHAPAIGTELCPAVEIEEGRAREFHFGRGRNMFRMFVIRHEGVLRGYLNLCPHFSLPLNHELDQFMVDGVIVCVQHFARFRPDDGTCIDGACDDSRLDAVPVYEDVDRLVRVGEAKPA; encoded by the coding sequence ATGGAGGCCGAGACCATCCGCGACTACTGGCGGCTGCGCCCCCATGCACCTGCCATTGGCACCGAACTTTGCCCCGCTGTCGAGATCGAGGAAGGTCGGGCAAGGGAGTTTCATTTCGGACGTGGCCGCAATATGTTCCGCATGTTCGTCATTCGCCACGAAGGCGTTCTGCGCGGCTACCTGAACCTGTGCCCACACTTCTCGCTACCGCTCAATCACGAGCTGGATCAGTTCATGGTCGATGGCGTGATCGTTTGCGTGCAGCACTTCGCTCGGTTTCGCCCTGACGACGGCACGTGCATCGATGGTGCATGCGATGACAGCCGCCTCGACGCAGTACCTGTCTATGAAGATGTGGACCGTCTCGTGCGCGTCGGGGAAGCGAAACCGGCCTAG